One region of Mycobacterium riyadhense genomic DNA includes:
- a CDS encoding crotonase/enoyl-CoA hydratase family protein, giving the protein MSGPVIYSHKDSIAVIRMDDGKVNALGPTMQQALNAAIDNADRDNVGALVITGNERVFSGGFDLKILTSGEVQPAIDMLRGGFELAYRLLSYPKPVVMACTGHAIAMGAFLLSSGDHRIAAHAYNIQANEVAIGMTIPYAALEIMKLRLTRSAYQQATGLAKTFFGETAITAGFIDEIALPEVVVSRAEEAAHEFVGLNQHAHAATKLRAREEALKAIRAGIDGIEAEFGL; this is encoded by the coding sequence ATGAGCGGTCCGGTCATCTACAGCCACAAGGATTCCATCGCGGTCATCAGGATGGACGACGGCAAGGTCAACGCGCTGGGCCCGACCATGCAGCAGGCCCTCAACGCTGCGATCGACAACGCCGACCGCGACAATGTCGGCGCGCTGGTGATAACCGGGAACGAGCGGGTGTTCAGCGGCGGCTTCGACTTGAAGATCCTGACCTCCGGCGAGGTGCAGCCCGCGATCGACATGCTGCGAGGCGGCTTTGAGCTGGCATATCGACTGCTGTCCTACCCCAAGCCGGTGGTGATGGCCTGCACCGGCCATGCCATCGCGATGGGTGCGTTCCTGCTGTCGTCCGGCGACCACCGCATCGCCGCCCACGCGTACAACATTCAGGCCAACGAAGTCGCGATCGGCATGACCATTCCGTATGCGGCACTGGAGATCATGAAGCTGCGGCTGACGCGTTCGGCGTACCAGCAAGCCACCGGGCTGGCCAAGACGTTCTTCGGCGAAACCGCCATCACCGCGGGCTTTATCGACGAGATCGCGCTGCCCGAGGTAGTGGTCAGCCGTGCCGAGGAAGCGGCCCACGAATTCGTAGGTCTGAACCAGCACGCCCATGCGGCCACCAAATTGCGCGCTCGGGAAGAGGCGCTCAAAGCCATTCGCGCCGGAATCGACGGGATAGAAGCCGAGTTCGGCCTGTAA
- a CDS encoding MBL fold metallo-hydrolase, giving the protein MSDSDRLYFRQLLSGRDFAIGDMIAAQMRNFAYLMGDRKTGDCVIVDPAYAAGDLVDTLEADGMHLSGVLVTHHHPDHVGGSMMGFELKGLAELLERETVPVHVNIHEALWVSRVTGIPVGDLTTHEHRDKVAVGDIEIELLHTPGHTPGSQCFLLDGRLVAGDTLFLEGCGRTDFPGGDSDEIYRSLQQLAALPGDPTVFPGHWYSAEPSASLAEVKRSNYVYRAANLDQWRMLMGG; this is encoded by the coding sequence GTGTCAGATTCGGACCGGCTGTACTTCCGGCAACTGCTTTCCGGTCGCGATTTCGCCATCGGCGACATGATCGCGGCGCAAATGCGCAATTTCGCCTACCTCATGGGCGACCGCAAAACCGGGGACTGCGTGATCGTCGATCCGGCGTACGCAGCCGGGGATTTGGTCGACACACTCGAGGCCGACGGCATGCACCTGTCCGGGGTACTGGTAACCCACCACCATCCCGACCATGTCGGCGGCTCGATGATGGGTTTCGAGCTCAAGGGGCTGGCCGAGTTGCTGGAGCGGGAAACTGTGCCGGTACACGTGAATATCCATGAGGCCCTGTGGGTTTCGCGCGTTACCGGCATCCCCGTCGGCGACCTGACCACTCATGAGCACCGCGACAAGGTCGCCGTCGGCGATATCGAAATCGAGCTGCTCCACACGCCGGGTCACACGCCTGGCAGTCAGTGCTTTCTGCTCGATGGCCGGCTGGTCGCTGGTGACACGCTGTTCTTGGAAGGGTGCGGACGAACCGACTTTCCAGGTGGCGATTCCGACGAGATCTACCGCAGCCTGCAGCAGCTCGCTGCGCTTCCGGGTGACCCGACGGTATTTCCGGGGCACTGGTATTCGGCCGAACCAAGCGCCTCGCTCGCCGAGGTCAAGCGTTCCAACTATGTGTATCGAGCCGCCAACCTCGATCAGTGGCGAATGTTGATGGGCGGTTAA
- the cynS gene encoding cyanase, with product MNRNEITEQIVVARLTRGLSWQQLADAIGRPVVWTTSALLGQHPIPAELGKVVVEMLGLDESAVPVLAAPPMRGGPPTFSNGGVPTDPTIYRFYEALQVYGGAIKELIHEQFGDGIMSAINFSVDMQKKAHPSGDRVVVTFDGKFLPYQWVSADN from the coding sequence ATGAACCGAAACGAGATCACCGAACAGATCGTCGTCGCCCGTCTGACGCGAGGCCTGAGTTGGCAGCAGCTGGCCGACGCCATCGGCAGGCCGGTCGTGTGGACCACGTCCGCGTTGCTTGGCCAGCACCCCATTCCCGCCGAGCTCGGCAAGGTCGTCGTCGAGATGCTGGGTCTTGACGAATCGGCGGTGCCGGTGCTGGCGGCGCCGCCGATGCGCGGAGGCCCGCCCACCTTCTCAAACGGGGGGGTCCCGACCGACCCCACCATCTATCGCTTCTACGAAGCGCTTCAGGTCTACGGCGGTGCCATCAAGGAATTGATCCACGAGCAGTTCGGCGACGGCATCATGAGCGCGATCAACTTCAGCGTCGACATGCAGAAGAAAGCGCACCCGTCCGGCGATCGCGTCGTGGTGACGTTCGACGGCAAATTTCTTCCTTATCAATGGGTTTCGGCGGACAACTGA
- a CDS encoding patatin-like phospholipase family protein — MADQRSSTRPKPVDLVLSGGGVKGVGLVGAVVAVMDAGYSVKRVSGVSAGSLVGSILAAASNGNQLTTAEIKELALTLPYEKFRDAGPIGHVPVVGQAWGLLRDNGIYRGDFAHEWVRSELKNLGVTTFGDLALSDRQIREERRYRLAVTVTDVTTGQLVRLPWDYRRVYGLDPDEQLVADAVRASMSIPFYFRPVTLTSADGLTSTLVDGGVLSNFPIDSFDRFDGKPPRWPTFGVTVLPNLPEGNDQVIPGVGALRLLGPPSVLLEQLITTMFVGRDQTYLNQPWVSARAIRVDSTAVNFLDFGISRKDAEALYDKGYEAGGAFLSTWNWVKYLERFRQYQ, encoded by the coding sequence ATGGCAGACCAGCGTTCCAGTACGCGGCCCAAGCCGGTCGACCTGGTTCTCTCGGGTGGGGGCGTCAAGGGTGTGGGGCTGGTGGGCGCCGTGGTCGCCGTGATGGATGCCGGCTACTCGGTCAAACGGGTGTCCGGCGTCTCGGCCGGATCATTGGTCGGGTCGATCCTGGCGGCGGCATCCAACGGCAACCAACTGACCACCGCCGAGATCAAAGAACTCGCACTCACGTTGCCATATGAAAAATTCCGCGATGCCGGCCCCATCGGTCACGTGCCGGTCGTCGGTCAGGCCTGGGGATTGTTGCGCGACAACGGAATCTACCGCGGCGACTTCGCTCACGAATGGGTCCGCAGCGAGCTGAAAAACCTGGGCGTGACCACCTTCGGCGATCTGGCCCTCAGCGACAGGCAAATTCGCGAAGAGCGCCGCTACCGACTGGCGGTCACCGTCACGGACGTAACGACCGGGCAGCTGGTGCGGCTGCCCTGGGATTACCGGCGGGTCTACGGACTCGATCCCGACGAGCAATTGGTCGCCGACGCGGTGCGCGCCTCGATGTCGATCCCGTTCTACTTCCGGCCGGTCACCTTGACCAGCGCCGACGGGCTCACCTCGACCCTGGTGGACGGTGGCGTGTTGTCGAATTTCCCGATCGACTCGTTCGACCGGTTCGACGGGAAACCGCCGCGCTGGCCGACTTTCGGTGTCACCGTGCTGCCGAACCTGCCCGAAGGCAATGACCAGGTCATTCCCGGGGTGGGCGCGCTGCGTCTGTTGGGCCCGCCGTCGGTGCTGCTCGAACAGCTGATCACCACCATGTTCGTCGGCCGTGACCAGACCTATCTGAACCAGCCGTGGGTCAGTGCCCGCGCGATCCGCGTCGATTCAACCGCCGTTAACTTCCTCGACTTCGGTATCTCCCGAAAGGACGCCGAAGCGCTGTATGACAAGGGTTACGAGGCGGGAGGGGCCTTCTTATCGACCTGGAACTGGGTCAAATACCTGGAACGGTTCCGGCAATACCAGTAG
- the rpmG gene encoding 50S ribosomal protein L33 has translation MASSTDVRPKITLACEVCKHRNYITKKNRRNDPDRLELKKFCRNCGKHQAHRETR, from the coding sequence ATGGCTTCCAGTACCGATGTGCGGCCAAAGATCACTTTGGCATGTGAGGTGTGCAAGCACCGTAACTACATCACCAAGAAGAACCGCCGCAACGACCCGGACCGGCTGGAACTGAAGAAATTCTGCCGCAATTGCGGAAAGCACCAGGCGCACCGCGAGACGCGTTAG
- a CDS encoding type II toxin-antitoxin system VapB family antitoxin: MLKRVEILVDDDLVQEVIRRYHLADAREAIHLALRTLLGEADDGEHDPHDDEYDEFSDPSAWQLRRSSDTG, translated from the coding sequence ATGCTGAAGAGGGTCGAGATCCTCGTCGACGACGACCTGGTCCAAGAGGTTATACGTCGGTATCACTTGGCTGACGCGCGAGAGGCCATCCATCTCGCGCTGCGAACGCTCTTGGGCGAGGCGGACGACGGCGAGCATGACCCTCACGATGACGAGTATGACGAGTTCAGCGATCCGAGTGCCTGGCAGCTGCGCCGGAGCAGCGACACCGGCTGA